The genomic window TTCACATCAGGACTCTGAGGAATTTCCAGTATCACAGAAATGCACCTGATAGGATTATTGTTTGGTGCTCAGAGAGAGCCCATGGATGTGATTTTCACATCAGTGCATCTAAGATAGCTCATGAAAAAACTTTCTGCATCAAGAAGTGTGATATGCTGCATACTTGTGGAGCATGTGCAGAGACTACAAAGGTTACTACAAAGTGGTTGTCCAAATCAGTACAACCAGCATTGAGAGAAGACATTAGATCTCCTGTGGATGCATTAATAAAGAAGACTAAGACTAAATTCTCAGTTGATGTTTCAAGAAGTGTTGCCTATAGGGCAAGGAGGAATGCTGTTGGTGTGGTGCAGGGTGACCACAAGCAGCAGTATTTGAGGCTGAGGGATTATCTTCAAGCTGTTCTTGATACAAACCCTGGGAGCAGGTGTATTGTCACAACATTTGTTGACCCAGAAAACCCTGCACCCACTCCTAGATTCAAGTACATGTTCTACTGTTTGGCAGCTTCAAAGGAAGGGTTTCTTAATGGTTGTAGACCATTTATAGGTAAATATTTCCTGTCCTGGTTGTGTTGTACATATTTGTGTGTCAATTTCCTTTGGTAGCTAATGTGTGACTCCATCCAGGGCTTGATGGATGTTTCATCAAGTTAACCACTGGACAACAAATTCTTGCTGGCACAGGAagggatggcaacaacaacatctaccctatagcttttggtgtggttgacaaggaagatggagacagttggacttggttttcaACTCAGTTGAGATGCTGCATTGGTAGTGGCAACAAATTTGGAACATACACAATAATATCTGACAGGCAAAAGGTTAGAAACTAAATCATTGAACTTAGTTGATATAGTAATTCACTG from Triticum aestivum cultivar Chinese Spring chromosome 3B, IWGSC CS RefSeq v2.1, whole genome shotgun sequence includes these protein-coding regions:
- the LOC123065664 gene encoding uncharacterized protein, coding for MLHTCGACAETTKVTTKWLSKSVQPALREDIRSPVDALIKKTKTKFSVDVSRSVAYRARRNAVGVVQGDHKQQYLRLRDYLQAVLDTNPGSRCIVTTFVDPENPAPTPRFKYMFYCLAASKEGFLNGCRPFIGLDGCFIKLTTGQQILAGTGRDGNNNIYPIAFGVVDKEDGDSWTWFSTQLRCCIGSGNKFGTYTIISDRQKVRN